CTGATTTGTTTCATTTTTCTATCAATGATTTGATGTTATGATTTGTTTGTCTTTTCACATACTCTTATTAGGATAAGTTGGATTATTTGATTCAGCAAAAGAATAAGTTCGTattgcaaggtataaagcaatcaTATAGTAAGGAATCCTCGATATAATTTTATTACTTGGTGAAATAAGATATTGGTTGGTGTTCACGTTCTCTATACAGTAAGTCAATGGTCAATTTCACTGTAAGGGGAGTCGGGTCCAAAGTCAACATGTATAATTTTGGTAAAACTTATATTACTCCTAATGAAACAACTTATCAGTTATTTGTACCATAAAagatcaatttattttttatccttAAAATTGAAAGTTGTTCAAATTATAAGTGACTATGGTTGTGTTTGCATTTTTACTTTGTTAATtgaagaaaatgatttgaatgaaTATGATAGAATAGTGCTTGgtaaataatagatgaaaattatattttaaatatattaacataagtattattttataaaattatattttaaaagtttataaaatattttatgataaatttatctttctaagatgtttaaaatttattcaaaatgaatacatattttttatttaaattaataagtaaataaaaataaaaaattaatctatATAATCTTAtgacccaaatatataataaaaaaaaatataatcatataaataaatataattttttttgcaaaaataagtaaatacaattttattttataaaaaatagaaatcatattaatttctcattaaatcattttggtaatcttataattttagataaagtcaTAAAATACTTTTAGAATTTAAAGAATTATATTAGCATTATATAAATACTGAAATACTAATGCTATTATAAGATAACATCAACATTTGAACATTTCTAATACAACATCCAAaccaaatataattttaaaaaatattaaatatcaatttacattcatatttgaaatatataacATTTGAACATTTCTAATACAACATCCAAAccaaatatgatttaaaaaaaaaatcaaatatcaattcacattcatatttgaaatatatactAAACTCTTAATGTACATTTCAAATATACCTTTTGTCATTTACCTGTCATATTATTtttgatataataaaataattagaatgtgaatcttattaaataattaatcaaGTTTTGAAATAGAAACAATTTACATCAAGAATGCGAtaaattagtatttttttttttatcataagaaCAGCCCTTGAGTGTTCAAAGCATTAAAAAATTACACCATGCGGAGGACCCCAACGACCTCTGAACCGGTCGGACCCACATGATCCACAGACCGGCTAATCTCGACTCGCAGTCATCGGCGTCAAATCCGTCCACGAGATTGCTGGGTCCCACTGCCACTACCAACAGTAGCGGTGTTCCAATCCATCCCGTCCGACACGTGAAAGGGGCGAGAAGACGACGGTAACCTATCGGCGCGTTCCTCGATTCGCCTGCGAGATCTGGAATTCCGAAGCAACGGTCATGCGCCGAGCCAGTGGCGATGTCCGACAATGGTTAATTACGGTGAAAGGAAGTGGCTTAGAACCCACATTTATTATTGGTTGCAAGAGTTTCCCTCTCTACTGGGACCCAACAATGGCATTATCGATGGTAATCGTAAGATCCGCAAGTCTCCAAAATTTGTCGTCCGAAAGACTTCTCAGTAAATAAGGCCAACGCCAAGAGCATTTCTATGACTTCTCCTTCTCCAAAGGTTCTCTGTTCGATGGTCTCTTCCCTCCTCGCCCATCTCTTCACTTTTCTTCGTTTCTTGGGAAGGTGAAGATGAACGGAACTCCATTTTTTCCGATGAAGCTGGAGGTCAGCCACGATAGCGATTACCTCCAGGTATAAAATATTACCACCACGGCGTTGAATCGTAGTATTTCTATTTCTCATTGCAGCTCTCTGCTGTGTGTTTTGGTGCTTGCTTTGTGCCCGGAGGAGGCGTCGGAGGAGGCGCGCCGCCACTCGAAACGTAGGTGCCCGCGCTCGCTCGACTCGCTCCACTACAAGCTCCAGAAGCCCATCTCCAAGGACGACGCCAAGTCCAAGAAGCGCCGCTGCGGGTGGTGGAAGTCCGCCCTCCTCTTCTGGAGGCGCCTTGAGGACTGCGCTTCCGACGAGCACCACTTGCACCGGCGATCCCATGCACACAGCGCGGCGGTGTTGGGGCCCATCTACGCGACCGAGAGCGGCGTGGTGGTGGGTCGCAGAACCAGACGCCCGAGCTCCGGACTGCTGACGGCGGCTGAGGTTGGTTCGGAGGCGTCGAGGTTGGCCTACCTAAGTCTCACTGACATGAGCGCCAACGACGGCAGTCGGGTCGCCCCTAACGCGGCCGTCCGCCCGGCGTTGCCCGTCTACCTCGTCACGTGAATGACCCCAACAAGCGGCGTGCCCCTTTTTCTCCTCTAAGAACCGTACAAGAAAAAACTCTCcttttgtggtttttatttttttctggcTCTTTTGGTGCGTCTCCTCGCCGAACTCGTAATAGGACTGGAAAATCTGAAGTCAAATAGAAAAGACGAAGGCGTGGTCTGgcaaaagctctctctctctcgtcattCTTATTCATGGTGTAGTGATTAGCTTTTTCATATTTAAATTCTAATgacttgatgaaataatttaatttttttatcaaatgaaaagGTGATTTGAATCAGAAATAAATTAGAATTGGGATGGTTTTGATTTCAAATTTGGTAAGAACCACATACTTAAACTGgtattttttcaattttaaatttgGTTTAATCGAAATAGTCAGTTTTAGAGTAAAAATTAACAATTCCATAATCGTGATCAGAATTATTCTCGATGCTTTATTTCTCTTGTAACATCTTATATTTACTAGCATCGAGGAAAACCTTCTGAAAGtgattttttcttttcatatataAGTATTATGTAGTTCAATGCACTAACCAAAAGATGAAAAACTTTTATCGttcaaaaaatagaaaaagaaataagTGCTTGATTGCTTGCATTGTTAGAAAAAAAGTTGAGAAAGAATTGAGCTCACTCGCAATTAAGTTTTAACATATAAAAAATGTTATCTAAATTGATACATCTGATATCAAAAATTTAAAACTTCAATAATTGATTCAGTTTTGGCATAACTCAAAGAACATAGAAAAAAATTAACGGAAACAGACACAACAAGTTCTTAGCACACACAAATGCCGATGCCAGAAGGTCCGATTGTGTTGCGAGTTCGAATGGCCTATCATCTTGGTTCCCCTGGTGGGCTCCCCAGTCTCCTAGGTTGGATTCATCGATCAGGCCTATTATGCACACGTGACATGCAAATCCTATTTCACCATTTACCATACATTCAGAATAACATTATTGTCTGTAACTGACAAATGACATGGTTTCTTACTACTTCTGTGCATACGTATAGGCATGGCACAAATCTGGATGTAGGTTCCCCCTGCATGTGAATATTTCTTTGACAAGGATGtggatacttttttttttcaacaaaatCCTAATTACCGCATATGGTCTTGTTGTTACAGAAATatggatttataaaaaaaataaaagaatatatatatatatatatatatatatatatatattcctttacAAGTGATGAAGATGAGCTAAATTTTTTGGATGAAGATACGATGATTCCTTTAACTTGAAACAAGTTGGGTCTACTATTGCTAGATACAATATTACCAAACTAGCCGGTTAACGAGACTAAAGTATATCGAATACACCACCATGAAACTAATTAGAGTAGTAATATCAAGAATAAAGTAAGGCTAAAAGCCCTTCTTAAAATGAATTCTTCTAGAAACCCTAAGGCATCTATGTTTGAAGTTTCAAAGGGTAACTCAATTTTCTTCGTTCTCAACTTGAACTTTGCATGAAACATTTAAGGTATTTATTGAACAATCAATCTCTAAtttctaagtttttttttataattgaatTTCCTGTTCTCAAAGCTATTTGGCTCACCATATAATGTGGCTCTAATTAGGAATATCAAAAGactcactaatcataatattcttCATCCTGATAAGTATTTTTCCTACATTATGTCACATATATATTAAACTTATAAATCATTAGTCGAaagaattgttgaatcttgtatttttatgatgaaaccaattgataagtgtttatgatttgatattcgTTTTGAATGACTTAGgaaacttcgatcaaggagagacaattgaagtaggaagaatcatgttgggacggagtaaacatgtcagaagattggacgttgggctggaTGATaattcgacgtatcgacaaaaggctttgagcCGTGAATTCGGACAttaagccaagaaaaatacatattgcaccaaggatatcggagttgtagaggtcaactgactaattgggcaataggccgcaaaagaggacgatatgtcaaaaaatcggatgaagcatcgatgacccaatgacatgccagacaacatgatccaaagctttgtaataattgtatagatcgaagtctgattcttcgatgcatcgtcctctcttgtggcctattgcctaatctacCAGTTggcctccgtaactccaatatccttgatgcaatatctgttcttcttggctcgatgctcgaatccatggcccaagccttctatcgatacgtcgaccgatcctccggcccgacgtccaatcttttgacacgttttcctctgatccaacatgattcttcctgctttaattgtctctccttgatcgaagcatcctatgtcactcaaaatgtaaatcaaatcataaatactatcaattggttttatcataaaaatctgagattcaacaatttgatgattttatattttgaaactatgcatgatgagttgaagtaataatggtttgaatgcacgaatcgataatatttttatcacacgaatcatgattccttcacttgatactctaaatttttttatgattcatgatgaattgagatattatgcatgaatcaagttctcgtgtgaatctatttatgttgccttcattgaattttttgaaaagtgattttgatgatttgaatttgaatgaaaaattttcaaccaaatcatgaactttcttttgatttcgctacttgagctatcttttatgagaatcaaaatattttctatctttgatgatttcttcttaccatttactaaagaagagacttatgcaaacaaactatgaccttgataatggtttgtaatggtttgaaattatgcatgttatatgttgaagacttaaaaccatgttttggtatcatgcagacccaagtaatattgatttgacaaattgaatgagttgaaaatgaacgatgatttttctcttgattataacttgtgatattttttatataaatcatcatcttgatttctcgatatttgatacatgaggctTTTCTATGAATCgcgatcttatttttgaactcccatgtttctttttgctaattactaaaaaggagaattatttagTTGAATCATTcacaattgatctttcttgatctttcaactttcatgtcatgattttcatatgacacctttgtatttatgtgatgcttagagcatcgatgtaagaaggaaatgaattgcatcattataaaattattctcttcttctttcttgtttataatgaaaaagagagaaataaaatcgctagcatatcaagaaattgataaatctatttatgttattttgaatctcttgaaaatgattttgatgattagatgatttgaatctaaatgagattttttcaattaaatcatgaaccttctcttgatttcttaacttgagattttattttattctcatatgattcttgtattttgtttaagagaaaaatttctatatgaatcatatattttggtattcaaataatcattgatattatatcttccatgtcatgatttatttatgatactcccttgtattcatttagtgtatatctcatcacccaattaatttttcttgatattcttcatgtgatgaaatgaaattatgcataaaatactcatgagaagttatgattatgcagGATATGATgcaatataatttgatattttgatactatcatgatttgaaatatttatgatttggaatgatgtatgcaatactatgatttgttgctaaaataatgtatcattaatgcttgagtatcatgtacgaTATACCCattgtgatgatttatttttggtatcatgcatcaagtaaggatgaaatataaggttttgaaattgtgcatgttttaatttgaaactataatgatgcacaaacatattgaaataagattgatactttacctttgtcataatttaaaaattgttataaaagaaaaaagaattataaaattatattcttcccttctttttgacaataataaagggggagataaatttgttTGCTTACACATTCCAAAGATAGAAAAACTTATTTGCTCATCTAAAGAGAATTAAAAATTGTAAGCGTACATattgcaaagagaggcaaaatttatcaaaagagaagcaaaaaatactatcttgtattcttttttgaaaacttgctagcttaaacattgcaaagaaaagtaaatatgCTAAActctgcacatctctaaaacttactagcttgcatgtttaatacttgttatcttactagcttgcatgctatAAAGTGATGAGAAAATTGCTAAATTCCTAAGCTTATATCTCTAAAAatattgatagttgcacttctcctttttgttgatagcaaagggggagaagttataatgataatgatacatggtatgatatattgaaaatttgattatgcatgattttatgatgacaggttgcttggatttttgaattcaatagttctattaatatgtcatatgatagggggggttaaggttaactcaTTCATTAATCGGTTGTCATCATCAGAaagggaggagattgttgaatctcggattttaatgatgaaattgattgatactatttatgatctaatgtgcgttaaagtgatgtaggactagctttgatcagaaaaggcaaatcgattaagcaggaggaatcagacgttgggccggaacaaacatgttagaagattggacattgggccggaggatcggtcgatgtgtcggtagaaggtTTCGATCCGTGTATTCAGGCaccgggccaagaagatcagacattatacaaaggagatcagatgttgtgagaagacaacatgctgattgggcaatatgccgaaggagaggacgatgcgacgaaggatcagatgaagcaTTAGaataaccaatgacatgccggacaacataggattcgcttgtaatcgattatgtctagatcgagttagtttagagtctaattgagtcagtttagaatataattaagctaactcaattagaagccaattaggcacaagtttgggctatgttgggccaagtgaaaggctcaaatagtgacccaacagggggaaccatcgtggcacagtctccgagattatgtcaggcggaggtaccgcccagacacagtctccgagcgaCTGTCAGGTGGTAGtctgctagactgggtggtggtaccgctcagtggtAGGGtgctagacggtggtaccgccagactaggtggtggtaccgcctagtgttagtgctgcaggcggtggtaccgcctagcataggtagtggtaccgctaggacctaggaaacccaagatgagacacttttaggctccaagtttaaatccacttgaggcctataaatacctatctcatccctggttgacatacacaagaattgagagcaaaaaaggaagaaaacactattgtaatcttgtgtgaactcctcttaaactctaagtgttagtgtggtttaagagaggagtaagtgggggtgtaatggTTCTGTCCTGAGCatgttaaaaggagaatagagttgtaagaaggaggttggtcttcacctattgaaggaagaccgttagtggataccggtggccttgacgaaaaaggaattgggagtggatgtaggtcacgatgatcgaaccactataaaatatggtttgcatttctgctttTCTATTTCCATTTAATACAAACTACTATACTTTTTTATTACTTTAGCTACACactcttacgaatgtgtttcaagttaacatctttccgaaatcgattttaatcgaacgaaagatttttgaaccgacgtaattttatctactgtactaattcacccccccgcccttcttagtgccaactcaatcctaatagtaagagggtagttgatcttcgcccattgaaagaatatcGTTAGTGGAAGCTAATGGCCTCGACGgttgaggaatcgagagtggacgtaggtcacaacgatcaaaccactataaactcagtgtGTATTTCAGTTTATTATTTTTTGCTATTactttttgagttaattgcttagttcacttactctaagtcatgcacatttccgatacgatttttcatcaaacaaaaatttTTCAAACTATCAAaagtttacgaaagcactaatttacccccccttagtgccgatttTGATCCTAATAGTATCATTACTTAGAAAGATGGGTATGATATTACTAGTTATAGGTGActtgtaagccaatcatgtgagtgatgatatGTGTAATATgctacataatttttttattattataatattttttattttatattatgtgatgaatatatattgtggtctttggatctgtgcaatagaccatgatgagatcatgataatgagactaatttgcCTTTAACCATAGATTCGAAATATTtttggtcataggttattcgagaggaatATTGAGATAAATTGGACaggctagtgtgctatatacccatccatatgatagaggtagttagtcttatagctacttgtgtagggacactagggatatagtgcaggtgctcattggaaaatgagtttacTAAATGAGCCACttatggaatactagatggttaatgatacttcaTCGTTAGACAATAATTTCATAGTCCTAgttgtgtatttggtccttagacttaagataccaaggatgccaTGTTTGAGTACTCCGTtctttgatatcgaacttataggtctggaagtttcagATTTAGTACAAatgatcattgggaatggtagtcaaccttacgaaggcaattATGTGTAAATAGAGAATCTTTCACTCTTAGTATCATAAAAGGAATATCCTGTATGTTCTCACTTAAgaaaatccctagctagagtaaattgtatcatgatgaatatgataAGTATGAGATTCGGAGTGAGAGAAAAGGAGTTCTcttgaagaatccgattagagcaagacttagacgtgttaggatcggagcggcacaaagaggggggggtgaattagtgcagcggattaaaacttcggttttagaaaaatctttcgtacgataagaacgaaacttgaaaggcttaacttgaaagcgtatacttgaagttgcgcagcaaaggtaataaggaactaaagcatgtaagaaggtttgcagtaatgtaaatagcaataatgaaatgcaaaccagagattacgccgattttagagtggttcggtcaaatgacctacatccacttgcgaggcccctcttcgatgaggctcccaccttccactagcaaatctcttgaaatggaagggtaaatacccctcttacaaccttttacaagcagttcaacctcttacaaattttcaataagaaagaatgaggagaactctctagcaaattgaaaacaagacttgctaagacttttctctcaatcaaatgcttctcaaaagttgtgatctcagctgagatttgaggggtatttataggcctcaagaggattcaaattttgggctccaaaatttgaattctctttgggttcccgatgctggcggtgccaccgcccagccaagcggtgccaccacccagcgttcgggtgctgggtggtgcaaccgcccagcccaggaggtgtcaccgcctagctctcgggtgctgggcggtgctaccgcccagccaggcggtgccaccacctggctctccgatttcactggtttggcttaattttagcccaaaccatatctgactttgggcctagttggcccctaaccaggatataggattatctcttaatcctaatcctaattacaagtgaactacataacaaaaacacatcctaagcaagcttttaaccgcgaacgtcgagtcttgtttcggcgagctttccgacgaacttcttccgacagactcccatcaagctctcgatcttgtgatgactttaacgagtagccgagccttctcggtgatctccgtgaacctccgacgatctcttcggcgaactttcgaaaattccgataggttcccgatttcttctcggttggttccgacagcatctccgacgattcttcggactcttaaacgtccatcgatcttgactccggtattcttgctttgtgttttctggttatcgtagttaatcctgcacacttaactcaataatatggattagatcaattaacccatcaattgatttcatcatcaaaatccgagattcaacaatctccccctttttgatgataacaatcaattgatgacggagttaaacataactccccctatctatatgccatattatgagaagatgaaaacacttgaattccatccatagaattcaagcataaaccgataagttctaaccgtagaacttatcgtcattctcattaagcaatagtaaatacaaaacttcgatgaaaatcatgataagagacaatttttactacgatagaagataaagattttcaacatgaatttcatgatgtaaatgtaaggcatgccttcaatatgatcaatcaatcttgcgatattttcaaggattttgcaaggcatataagacattcatatcacacaagtttttgtaattcatataagtcatgctattgttatggtgtaagtcatcacttagtcatcacttctccccctttgtcatcaacaaaaagagacaagctagctaattgatgatcatagaaaaaaggtttagcatttaataggaaccaaagttcatcattcaaatttgctagaaatagtttatccaaaagacatcatcatttatgcagatcaaaacagtagttatctaaaaggaaggatcagttatcgttcaatcgatgacaaactttgaacttgttgttaaaagcaaacagaacagaataaaaagttacatcaatttaatccttaggaggtaatccccagtgctgatacaggatatctattttttcattcatttgtcgtagtgtcttcaaaatttcaacttgttgattctgaatttgtacttgctgagatttgatctgagacagttccgccataatgagatcttcaaaggaggaaacaggagctgaaggtgctgcgccaaagggactaggaggaggagattcatttcccataagaattggtgtttcggggtgttctattggttgaggaattggatccgtccttctaggctgcctaacccatatgccattgctaaaagtgcacctaagtcttttcagtaggtttttatttattatgttatatcgatcattttgaatagattcttcatcgggtggaatgcaaatgttataggcatgaagaaatctagtgattaacctcccatatggcaatatagtatctttagccataatatcctgcatgtgttggcgaattaagtacccaaaacaattatgctgaccggtcataatccaatacatggttcctatctctatttgacttatttcgtcaagatgaaattgtttggggaatatgatgcttgtgataatgtgatgaagaattttagagttgaaaggcagtaagtgttcacagctcttgggtaggaagtcaaggtttggatttgcaaaaattgtttctacggcttcggtataggttgctcctattgtgttgacgtcccatttacctttaaaatagcatcccctatctttttcaattatgccaattagctcacaaatagtgctgtcaaatattctaatgggttatcctagaaggtaagtgcttaggctatcgttgtcctcatataggttggcatagaacaatctaactaatcgcggatagattggttcatctatttgtagtagaggtagagcttctaggtgtgcaaaccacctaatgggttctaagtcctctagttcatccagatcaatgtattttcccttatggatacatcatgtttcaaattttggaaagctaagggctacctcttttgatctaaaaagatcatggtcaaatgaatctccttcaatcctttttccttttgatctcttaggagccattatctagacaagatgatgatgaaattgtgaaaaataagcaagggaaagaggaaagaaaagagggaatgggataccaaaaagagggatttcaagtgttatcttatggagattatgttgagagatggaaagcttggaccaccaagaatccttctccaatgcttctaagagttagaatgaggtttagagggaatgggagagggttttgagagcctttttttcgggttgggggcggtgtcaccgccggccctaacccctcgggttaataagggtcgctcggtcggtgccaccgccaaaccgagcggtgtcactgcCTGGAGCCCGagcgccaggcgatgcaaccgccggatctggcggtgccaccgctggcatcccgcggaggaaagaaaaaaatttttcttcctcccttttgtttagcttcttccctcaagatcataagttatactttaatggatcattttgaattgaagaagaaggaagaaatcaaatccacaaaagaaaggaaaaggacgagtcatttttcgtgaagcttattttagggacaatttaacatgcctaattcccttctaatgaattcaaattgatcttcgttcaaagcctttgtaaatatatctgttaattgatgctttgtgtcaatgaattctagaacaacatcattgttaaggacatgatcgcgtatgaaatgatgcctaacgtcgatgtgcttagttct
This Musa acuminata AAA Group cultivar baxijiao chromosome BXJ1-2, Cavendish_Baxijiao_AAA, whole genome shotgun sequence DNA region includes the following protein-coding sequences:
- the LOC135584863 gene encoding uncharacterized protein LOC135584863 isoform X2 → MNGTPFFPMKLEVSHDSDYLQASEEARRHSKRRCPRSLDSLHYKLQKPISKDDAKSKKRRCGWWKSALLFWRRLEDCASDEHHLHRRSHAHSAAVLGPIYATESGVVVGRRTRRPSSGLLTAAEVGSEASRLAYLSLTDMSANDGSRVAPNAAVRPALPVYLVT
- the LOC135584863 gene encoding uncharacterized protein LOC135584863 isoform X1, giving the protein MNGTPFFPMKLEVSHDSDYLQEASEEARRHSKRRCPRSLDSLHYKLQKPISKDDAKSKKRRCGWWKSALLFWRRLEDCASDEHHLHRRSHAHSAAVLGPIYATESGVVVGRRTRRPSSGLLTAAEVGSEASRLAYLSLTDMSANDGSRVAPNAAVRPALPVYLVT